The following proteins come from a genomic window of Maribacter sp. HTCC2170:
- a CDS encoding aryl-sulfate sulfotransferase, which produces MNSTKFKYYLIAFQAIFISCSSDSKDETPIDEPKYEVFEGSLGKVEYFHRSKVADGYILVNNANGDRAYLMDKDAELIHDFPLNDKKIGNDVFLMDNGQLLANLESDEQKIGLGGQGGIIQILDADGTVQWNFEYSSDDHILHHDAEMLPNGNIIVQVWERKTTQEAKDAGSELDLDLFPDAIIEIDTSTEEIVWEWHAWDHLIQEYDDTKNNYGNISTSPQKINLNHVLDQEGDIMHANGIAYDAINDVIFLSANFYSEIWVIDHSTTSAEAATSLGGNYGKGGDLIYRFGNPTAYNNTHGERLFFNNHFPNLLTGQDQGNILVFSNGQGKDQSTVYELKLPRDYSIETNQNNEPEIIWSFTDPDLFSPKVSGAVRLSNGNTLITEGDFGLWEVTPEGDIVWKFSNPGFYWRAYSYDKTSQAIISLNL; this is translated from the coding sequence ATGAACTCGACTAAATTCAAATATTACCTTATTGCTTTCCAAGCCATCTTTATATCATGTTCCAGTGATTCGAAAGACGAAACACCAATAGATGAACCTAAATACGAAGTTTTTGAAGGGTCTCTGGGAAAAGTTGAGTATTTTCATCGTAGTAAAGTTGCTGACGGCTATATCTTGGTCAATAATGCCAATGGAGATAGAGCATACCTAATGGATAAAGATGCTGAATTAATCCATGATTTTCCATTGAATGACAAAAAAATAGGTAATGACGTTTTTTTAATGGACAATGGGCAATTACTGGCAAACTTGGAGTCAGACGAACAGAAAATAGGGCTGGGAGGTCAGGGTGGAATAATACAAATCCTAGATGCTGACGGAACCGTACAATGGAATTTTGAATATTCTTCTGATGATCACATATTACACCATGATGCTGAAATGCTTCCGAATGGTAATATTATAGTTCAGGTATGGGAAAGAAAAACTACTCAAGAAGCTAAAGATGCAGGCTCTGAATTGGACTTAGACCTTTTCCCTGATGCAATAATTGAGATTGACACAAGTACCGAGGAAATAGTCTGGGAATGGCACGCATGGGATCATTTGATTCAGGAATATGATGACACTAAAAATAATTATGGAAATATCTCAACCAGTCCTCAAAAAATAAACCTTAATCACGTACTTGATCAGGAGGGAGATATTATGCATGCAAATGGAATTGCCTATGACGCCATTAATGACGTAATTTTTTTAAGTGCCAATTTCTACAGTGAGATTTGGGTTATCGACCATAGCACTACTTCTGCTGAAGCAGCAACTAGCTTGGGAGGAAATTATGGAAAGGGCGGCGACCTTATATACAGATTTGGAAATCCCACAGCTTATAACAATACCCATGGAGAGCGTCTTTTCTTCAATAATCATTTTCCAAACCTTCTAACGGGGCAAGATCAAGGTAATATATTGGTCTTTTCAAATGGTCAAGGCAAAGATCAATCAACAGTATATGAGCTAAAACTGCCTAGAGACTATTCTATTGAAACAAATCAAAATAATGAACCCGAAATTATATGGAGTTTCACCGATCCCGACTTGTTCTCACCAAAAGTATCTGGAGCAGTCAGATTGTCAAATGGAAACACACTTATTACAGAAGGAGATTTTGGCCTTTGGGAGGTAACCCCAGAAGGTGATATTGTATGGAAATTCAGTAACCCAGGGTTTTATTGGAGAGCCTATTCCTATGATAAAACATCACAGGCCATTATCAGTTTAAACCTTTAA
- the rlmB gene encoding 23S rRNA (guanosine(2251)-2'-O)-methyltransferase RlmB encodes MEKITQIYGIRAVIEAINSNETIDKVFVQKGLKGDLFRELEGLLRKKGIAAAYVPIEKLNRLSKNNHQGVIANISPIAFYTIESLVEKVLASNNTPLFLLLDQLSDVRNFGAIIRTAECTGVDGIIIPKKGAAPVTADTIKTSAGAAFKVPIAKVDHIKDAVFYLQASGISVTVATEKTNNTIYDVPFKEPCAIVMGSEDRGVSPSVIKAADQLAKLPLLGEIESLNVSVACAVFLYEVVRQRRT; translated from the coding sequence ATGGAAAAAATCACCCAGATTTATGGCATAAGAGCCGTTATCGAAGCCATTAATTCAAATGAAACCATAGATAAGGTTTTTGTTCAAAAAGGTCTTAAAGGGGACTTATTTAGAGAATTAGAAGGTTTATTACGTAAAAAAGGGATTGCAGCAGCCTACGTTCCAATTGAGAAACTAAATCGTCTAAGTAAAAATAACCACCAAGGCGTAATTGCCAACATCTCACCAATTGCTTTCTATACAATCGAAAGCCTTGTAGAAAAAGTTCTTGCTTCAAATAATACCCCATTATTTCTCCTTTTGGACCAGCTTTCTGATGTACGTAATTTTGGCGCAATAATAAGAACTGCAGAATGCACAGGGGTAGATGGTATAATTATCCCAAAAAAAGGTGCCGCACCAGTAACGGCCGATACTATTAAAACTTCCGCCGGAGCAGCATTCAAAGTGCCAATTGCAAAAGTTGATCATATAAAAGATGCGGTTTTCTATCTTCAGGCATCAGGAATTTCAGTTACTGTAGCTACTGAAAAAACAAATAATACGATTTATGATGTGCCTTTCAAAGAACCCTGTGCAATTGTCATGGGCTCTGAGGACAGAGGTGTATCACCTTCTGTCATCAAGGCAGCTGACCAGCTGGCCAAATTACCCCTATTAGGAGAAATTGAATCTCTTAACGTTTCTGTCGCCTGCGCTGTGTTCTTATATGAAGTTGTTCGCCAGAGAAGAACTTAG
- a CDS encoding rhomboid family intramembrane serine protease yields the protein MSESKYFRFTNSVIVAPLLGVILIWAVFWMELRFHLNLNEYGVYPRTLKGLKGVIFSPFIHGSVEHLYNNTLPLAILTASLFYFYRKISLKVIFYGVLLSGILTWAIGRPSYHIGASGLIYVLASFVFFKGVFSKYYRLVALSLIVVFIYGGLLWYIFPIKDGISWEGHLGGFLTGLLLAILIKTETPTAKKFDWEHEDYNEEADEFLKHFDEEGNFIETKPQELKGDENSIKITYQYQLKAKGDNSKD from the coding sequence ATGTCTGAAAGTAAGTATTTTAGGTTTACCAATTCGGTCATTGTTGCCCCGCTATTGGGTGTTATTTTGATTTGGGCGGTTTTTTGGATGGAATTAAGGTTTCATTTAAACCTAAACGAATATGGAGTTTACCCTAGAACCTTAAAGGGATTAAAAGGAGTCATTTTTAGTCCATTTATCCATGGGTCGGTCGAGCATTTATATAATAACACCCTACCTCTTGCGATTCTAACAGCTTCTTTGTTCTATTTCTATAGAAAAATATCGCTGAAGGTGATTTTTTACGGTGTTTTATTATCAGGAATCTTAACCTGGGCTATTGGAAGGCCATCATACCACATTGGTGCCAGCGGGTTGATCTATGTTTTGGCCAGTTTTGTTTTTTTTAAAGGTGTTTTTTCTAAATACTATCGATTAGTCGCGTTGTCCTTAATAGTAGTTTTTATATACGGAGGACTACTATGGTACATATTCCCAATTAAGGATGGTATTTCTTGGGAAGGACATTTAGGTGGTTTCTTAACAGGTCTGTTGTTGGCCATATTGATTAAGACAGAAACCCCCACTGCTAAGAAGTTCGATTGGGAACATGAAGATTACAATGAAGAGGCTGATGAATTTCTTAAGCATTTTGACGAGGAAGGGAATTTTATTGAAACCAAGCCTCAGGAACTTAAGGGTGATGAAAACTCTATAAAAATCACATATCAATATCAGCTAAAAGCAAAAGGCGATAATTCCAAAGACTAA